GAATTAGAAATTACCCCAAATCGTCCAATGAATCTAAAACATCAAACTCCATTTTGGGAATTTAAAATTGTAAGATATTTATAAGTTGAAGAGGACTAAATAGAACTGCGGCAAAAATACTTCGGGCACTCaagtatatattttatatttacttgtaAGTCATCTTAAGAATTTCACCAATTCGTTCCGAAAACTAGATAAATAAACAACCCgctcatttcatttcatttgagAGCAAGCACGAGGACATTACTGTTGCCAACAATATTATACATAAACTGTACTGTTGTTCGGAATGTGCTTCATTTTGCAGAAGtcttttaaatttcatcaaaatgtaTATCTTTAAAACAAGTTTGATTTACAAGTTACATAGTGCTGTTTTGTTCTGAATCACATAAATCTGCTCACTTAAACGATGGCTCACAATAGGCTCGTTTGCTAAGCGGGTTAGTTCAGGGTTTCTTAGTTTTGATTCAATGAAATGTCCAGACTGCCCAGTTTTCCGCTTCCGACCGCGTGTTCTTGGTGAAGTTGTTGTCTTGTCAAATTGCTATAAATTtggaatatttgaaaatttaatttgataaactcaaaatgAGTAGCAAAGCACAACCGCCAGAGCTGAAGAGGTAActgcttttaaatgattttttacaacAGTTAATTTTGTTACGAATAATTTTTTGCAAGGAACTCGGTACATACCTGATTGTAGAAGGCATGCTTTTCTCATAGTCAGCTCAATGGCAATCCAAATTGGGAGGAGAGGGAAGGGGTGGATATTTGCTTTTATCACTAAGAAAGACATTGTAGGAAAACTAGGGGAGGGTTTTTTTTCTCAGATCTTGCACCTCCAAAGAGAAAAAGCTGCTATGGTTAAAGCTTTAGCAACCAAAATCTGGAAAGGGTTTTAGATATTAATTCTTTTTGGAGTGAACCATTGTTGGATTTTGTTAAAGAACAGACTCGGAATCTGTTTACTGTAATGAAACTTTATACTAATTTCGTATCTGAGCAAATAGAAATGATTTCACCCAAGTTAAGGAAGTAGTGTCGGCATTGAAAGTAGTAAATGATTGTGCTGAGTGAGCAGTTAAATTAACAAgagattttaatttgaaacttaCTAATGATAAACGGCATCATCAACTCGTTTTTCAAATGGCGGAAATCAAACTGAAAATTAGTGGAATTtccgtgaaatttttttaaaaagtaatttcagcaaaaagatttaaagttttaattattgtgcattattaaaagaaaagtaagAGAGAAAGTGTTTTTCTGTTGtgtaaattttataaaacttagagaaacaaaatatttctcaataaattgggttttaaaaacttttaagggtGTTGAGCTGTCATTTAATACTCttcaaatggtttaaaatttagcAAGACACTTATTTGCATAAAGTGTCACAATTATCCATGGTATGCGagttgaaattccaaaaaattttttcccataCAACTTTGGGACAGTCTAGTACACAGACTTAGAACACAAAATCCTCCAGGTGTAGATCAGCTTGTATCCGACTCATATCCACTGATAGTTTCTGCCAGATACAAGTgaaaaattattacaaagaaAATATCAGCAATATCcccatcttttttaaaaaagatctcATTCTCATCTATCAGTGGGTCTACTTGACTAATTCAGTCAAATCCTGATTTAACGATCCTCCCTttaacaaattttgcaatttaggTAATTTTTCTCCAGCCCCCCCCTGACTAAAATGAAAGCCCCTATTTACTGAATAATAAACCCCGCAATGAGGGAAATTATTTTAATagcagaaaaaacttttgttttgttaatttgaatttaaaaaaactaatttttttaaacttcatacccTTATATTACGAACAACTCTGATTTAACGTATACAAGTTTTGGTCCCGGTGAATTCTTTAAATCGGAATCCGAACATACGATGGCGGCTAAAATTAAGAGGTTCTGAAAATACTAAAGCTAACTAGAACTGATTGCTTTTAATgtgaaaaacattgttttaatctTTATCATGCTTTAGATGCACAAATTAGtgaacaacaaaaatatttttaggttaaatatttattgcatcatgcttattttgtcaaaaaaggagcaaaaaattattttggatgtTCATGAGAGGTCTGTTAATCTTAAAATAAttggttaaaatttttatcacacctttaaaatgtcatttggcaCAACTTTAGCTGGTATGCATATTGATTTTAGAAAGAACGATTTTTCTTGGGACTGTCTACTGTgtgaacttttattatttgaaataaataaaagtaactaaGGCCCCAGGACCTACTATAATCTTGATCCAAATGTTCtgagtaattaaaaaaacaaaaaaactgattGATAAGttaatgaattttcaaagttttcaaagtGTTGTTTTAAGTTTGTTATGcacttaatttatttgtattttttttgctttacaggTACATGGATAAAAAGCTCCATCGTAAGTTTGCTTAGAAATAACTTTATGCACTTTATTTCACTATGTTTATTACTgaatacagtcgtccctcgctacttcacgcttcgactttcgcgggtTCACTACAtcgcggcttttttttttaaattttgaatatagcatttagtttttttttatgcgCTCGTTTAAACTACTTCCTACATAcgaataacaaagtatgtcttttaagtaaggtaagctcttctgagggctgtagttgtactagttgagggagtggcgGTATAAAATCGTCGAAGAAAGAGttgggaatcgctatctcattttaatcgCTAAACACTAACTGAAAATTATAAATCACTATTATTGCatctgtaattgtaaatattgttcaacaaTGTACGAGATTGTTAAGTTGTATACGTAATACCTTAAATGAGgttaaatgtagaggaagaacgggAGCATATAaggtcactaactggcaattaattcatcatcgaacaagttgagttattttcatagattagtagataGATTGTAAGAACTTCATGTGTGTGTTTAGTTTATTTCTCAatgattaacaatgtgatatataTTTCGTCTAATTTTGTGccatatattaagtaatacaaatgcaaTGGTGGCAAAggatgctgtttcatgtctagggggctctaactatgttagAAACCTATTTAAGTTGTCGTAAAGCAAGTGTCATgcgctctaattaggaaaatgctcggtttataaatacagaatcctacttagcggaaattcagttatcgtgGTAAAGtttggaacgaattaaccgcaaTAAACGAAGGTTGACTGTACTTTATGCACTTTTAATTTAAGTTAAGAACTTtgttattaagtttttttaatttaaatataatgttTACAATTCCTATTTAACTTTAAGTTTTATAATTTCAGTTAAATTAAATGGAGGTCGTCACGTTGTTGGAGTTCTGCGAGGCTTTGACCCATTTATGAATTTAGTCATGGACGATGCTGTAGAACAACAAAAAAATGGCGAGAGTCATGAGATTGGAATGATTGTAAGTTTttgattttacttaataaattgtgtttttaaaaaaggcaccatgcaaatttcttttttttttggggaggggggggggctcagatattttccccacggtttagcaggatatttccccCATGGATTCCGCTTTTTGTACAGATTCaggttattaaaattttacatttttaataactcattcattatTGGCAggagaaaagatatttttacatttttgcaaagaaaaaagtactaaaagcagggAAGTTCTAacttctaagggggggggggggcttgagcccaaACTTGTGCCCCTATATAGGCGCTCATGTCCACATCCTTAAGGGGCCCCAATGAtccaagaaattgaaagaaaCTAGCACTTAGaattattaacgttgcaaatatacactgctggcctctggtaAGAGCCCTACATAgcacccgagggtcccctgttcctattaCAGTAAtgacttgcccagattagggaCCCTCGGGAAGTGGAAagagccctacagattttgtacCAGGGGCCCAATTTTTATAGAGCCAAGCCTAGCTATatgtgatggtcatgtgacactTTAGAGAGCTAtatgcctgatttgaaatggaatggctcaatATTGTACTATCACTGTAGGAAATAGAGAAGAGACTGCTGATTattacagggttgccaactgctccgcattttgtggAGTTGCgccgcaaagaagttattttgctccacatttcccACTTAGTATTAATTCTGACCAGTCTTgccaaagattttaataaaataaaatttatttttattatattctaCTAGTTTATTATGACAGACAtgcaaatatgggaaattaaagatgcttgtACTCCAAGCGTGACGTAGTGTTTAATGctgttttattagtttaaaaataattttttatgccagtgcttaaaatgattatcaaagctcaaaaacagttttagttaagaggttaaaattttttaaatattgatttgtaTACAAGATACCAAACtgctgtgcaaaatttcaaaatactcctcaaaattaccacagatgctcctcaaatagtTTCTAGAGGGTTGGCAGCCTGCCCTGTTATTTCCCTATAGTAGTTTGATTTCACCCTAACGTGTGtgacatttttaaactattttttcttttcaaaatgatttttcattaGTTTAGCATCAAAAATCAAGCATCAGTTAATATTATCTTATTTTACATCCTTTTGTAAAAGAATTACACAACCAGTATACTGTGGTGCTAAACGcagaagtcgtatctgcagccgagTTCAAAATGAAAAGCTCCTATAAAACATTGCATTTAGGTGAGGTCTGATAATGAACCAcgtggtgaccgtaactcaattttgataagaAGTGCAGAtaacgacttttgtgcttagcacgacagTATAAGAATTCtcaattttatataatttgtaattttataaaatttgtaacaccatgatgtaatttttttttgtgtacacTCTTTGTACTTGTGTGACAACTGAAGAGGTAAAAGTCACACTTAACAGgttttataaaagaaataattagttATAGAAAACTGGAGAATAATTATATTCTGTCACACACCTTACAGTGGAATCTCCCATTTGCATATGACTGAAAACTTAAGACGTTTTGGAATTGTTTTATAATGAATacaagttttttcaatttttttccaggtaATTCGAGGGAATAGCATTGTATTGCTCGAAGCACTGGACAGAGTTgtgtgatttataaattttcacttcacaatttcacaagtttttttttcatgtcattaTTCATTGTACTTgtcataagaaaataaaaaacttttctgttaTCTAATTTTCCAGTATTGGTACATCAGTGTTTTTTACTAACTTGTGGAAGGCATGGTCGCAGAGTCAAAGAGAAAATGAAAGAACTAAAAGTTTCCTAGAGTTGTCTCAAAACGGGGTTTCAGATGATAGTAAGCTATTGCGAAAGTTGAATGACATTGAATGAAGGTTGCTTCAACCATGATTGAAGACCAGTGCAGTGACACATGAGGAAAAATCAAGGAATCTTCTGGGGGAAAATTATTCCAGCTGTCTGGCAAAACTTTAGTGGTTTTCTTTTTTGGCATTTCTTTTCATTgggcaaaataaagaaaacaaaacttaGTTTCCCTGCTCTCCAGAAAaaggtttaacaaaaaaaagttttagagagATAAGTATTGTATTTTTGCATAGTCTGCTTTGTATTGTGtactgttcaataagtaatacaTCAGTGTGGGGTTAGATCACTGAAATCAGCGAGATCAGGGaattttattaatcagggaaatatcagggaattttgaagaaattaagggAAAAtagattaaaagaattttttttttaatttttgctttgcaaaattaagtaccctaCTTCCTtgcgcattttctgccaatttatctgtttaaattaaataaatacagttAATAAGGTGTGATTGATTATATACTGCTGCATATTTCTGCATCTTTTTTTTCTCAGGGTCAATTTATTGAATCTTAACTTATACATC
The genomic region above belongs to Uloborus diversus isolate 005 unplaced genomic scaffold, Udiv.v.3.1 scaffold_1233, whole genome shotgun sequence and contains:
- the LOC129232525 gene encoding small nuclear ribonucleoprotein G-like, giving the protein MSSKAQPPELKRYMDKKLHLKLNGGRHVVGVLRGFDPFMNLVMDDAVEQQKNGESHEIGMIVIRGNSIVLLEALDRVV